A single Pan troglodytes isolate AG18354 chromosome 19, NHGRI_mPanTro3-v2.0_pri, whole genome shotgun sequence DNA region contains:
- the ANAPC11 gene encoding anaphase-promoting complex subunit 11, whose product MKVKIKCWNGVATWLWVANDENCGICRMAFNGCCPDCKVPGDDCPLVWGQCSHCFHMHCILKWLHAQQVQQHCPMCRQEWKFKE is encoded by the exons ATGAAGGTGAAGATTAAGTGCTGGAACGGCGTGGCCACTTGGCTCTGGGTGGCCAACGATGAGAACTGTGGCATCTGCAGGATGGCATTTAACGGCTGCTGCCCTGACT GCAAGGTGCCCGGCGACGACTGCCCGCTGGTGTGGGGCCAGTGCTCCCACTGCTTCCACATGCATTGCATCCTCAAGTGGCTGCACGCGCAGCAGGTGCAGCAGCACTGCCCCATGTGCCGCCAGGAATGGAAGTTCAAGGAGTGA